The following coding sequences are from one Geothrix sp. window:
- a CDS encoding GNAT family N-acetyltransferase — protein sequence MDPILTERLIIRPFVLDDAPFVLRLLNEPSFIENITDKGVRTLEQAADYLTQGPLASYATHGHGLWLVQHRGTGNPMGMCGLIKRDTLEEVDLGYALCPEFWGLGYAREAAGACVAWGRERLGLGGLLAIVSPGNAASIRLLESLAFRRTGTMTHAPGDEVEVFRLDLGGRNAG from the coding sequence ATGGATCCCATCCTGACCGAGCGACTGATCATCCGGCCCTTCGTGCTCGACGACGCGCCCTTCGTCCTGCGGCTGCTGAACGAGCCCTCTTTCATCGAGAACATCACGGACAAGGGCGTGCGTACCCTGGAACAGGCGGCGGACTACCTGACCCAGGGCCCGCTGGCCAGCTACGCCACCCACGGCCACGGGCTGTGGCTGGTGCAGCACCGGGGCACGGGCAACCCCATGGGCATGTGCGGTCTCATCAAGCGCGACACCCTCGAGGAAGTGGACCTGGGTTATGCCCTCTGCCCGGAGTTCTGGGGCCTGGGCTATGCGCGGGAGGCCGCCGGAGCCTGCGTGGCCTGGGGGCGCGAACGCCTGGGTCTGGGCGGGCTGCTGGCCATCGTGTCACCGGGCAACGCGGCGTCCATCCGCCTGCTGGAATCCCTGGCCTTCCGCCGCACCGGCACCATGACCCACGCGCCGGGCGACGAGGTGGAGGTCTTCCGCCTGGACCTCGGTGGCCGGAACGCCGGCTGA
- a CDS encoding GNAT family N-acetyltransferase yields MASFQNFFLTFLGRAFLELLYREIARERGGAFLVATSPEGAVVGFAAGVPHLSRFYRKLARERWFSFGLASIQAAVRRPAIIPRLWRALRASEASGLSPCPAVLMSIAVAPGTKRSGIGKALVRHFLACMARNGAPHICLTTDRDDNAPTLGFYEALGFWRVREFQTPEGRWICEFMIDTPSEPPELDFATLPNP; encoded by the coding sequence TTGGCCAGTTTCCAGAACTTCTTCCTCACCTTTCTGGGCCGCGCCTTCCTGGAGCTCCTCTACCGCGAAATCGCACGGGAACGCGGAGGCGCCTTCCTCGTGGCCACGTCCCCTGAAGGTGCGGTCGTCGGGTTCGCGGCCGGAGTTCCCCATCTGTCCCGCTTCTACCGGAAGCTGGCCAGGGAGCGGTGGTTCAGCTTCGGGCTGGCTTCCATCCAGGCTGCCGTCCGGCGCCCTGCGATCATTCCGAGGCTGTGGCGGGCTCTGCGCGCCTCCGAGGCCTCCGGCCTGTCCCCCTGCCCCGCAGTCCTGATGTCCATCGCGGTGGCCCCCGGCACGAAGCGGTCAGGCATCGGCAAGGCCCTGGTCCGGCACTTCCTGGCTTGCATGGCCCGGAACGGCGCCCCGCACATCTGCCTGACGACCGACCGGGACGACAATGCCCCGACCCTCGGCTTCTACGAGGCTCTCGGGTTCTGGCGGGTCCGCGAATTCCAGACCCCGGAAGGAAGGTGGATCTGCGAATTCATGATCGACACCCCATCGGAACCTCCAGAGCTCGACTTCGCCACGCTTCCGAATCCATGA
- a CDS encoding sugar transferase encodes MAKRAFDLFWSILGLVILSPLLVLAALLVKLEDGGPVFFRQVRIGREGRPFRIWKFRTMVVDAERMGRSITVGQDARITRVGARLRDTKLDELPQLLNVVAGDMSLVGPRPEVPRYVELYSEAQRAILALLPGITDLASIKYRHESELLAGAENPDETYVQVLLPDKIRINLAYAARAGVWSDFLVILATLGLFPPGRIRTEP; translated from the coding sequence ATGGCGAAACGGGCCTTCGATCTGTTCTGGTCGATCCTGGGGCTGGTGATCCTGTCACCCCTGCTGGTGCTGGCCGCCCTCCTGGTGAAGCTGGAGGATGGCGGCCCGGTCTTCTTCCGGCAGGTCCGCATCGGCCGCGAGGGCCGGCCCTTCCGCATCTGGAAGTTCCGGACCATGGTGGTGGACGCGGAACGCATGGGCCGGTCCATCACGGTGGGGCAGGATGCGCGCATCACGCGCGTCGGCGCCAGGCTCAGGGACACCAAGCTCGATGAGCTTCCCCAGCTGCTGAACGTGGTGGCCGGCGACATGAGCCTGGTGGGCCCCCGACCCGAGGTGCCACGGTACGTCGAACTCTACTCAGAGGCTCAGCGGGCCATCCTCGCCCTGCTTCCCGGCATCACCGACCTGGCCTCGATCAAGTACCGGCACGAGAGCGAGCTGCTCGCCGGAGCCGAGAATCCCGACGAAACCTACGTCCAGGTCCTGCTCCCCGACAAGATCCGCATCAACCTCGCCTATGCGGCCCGGGCCGGGGTCTGGTCCGACTTCCTCGTCATTCTCGCCACCCTCGGCCTCTTCCCCCCGGGGCGCATCCGCACGGAGCCCTGA
- a CDS encoding polysaccharide biosynthesis protein — protein MPPEFRSIQYLLLAWIQRTCSRPWVRQAVKMTLDAGLAGVAWAAAFGLVRAALPDTNSTLAWVAFAMGVNLAFQHTRQHYRLMGFVELRSLILSMLALVLVPPAGHVLDGSIGLGIEPPNLTVAAGLLTALTWVMVRATAVDVFRRRLLRKHPHRPTVDRRKTPRGGPSQHGELALRTLIVGAGHAGAQLCLELQSNAELKSRVVGFVDDALEKQGVRIQGVPVLGHSDLLPVFIKEAQVSQVILAMPRAPGSRIRQLARALHGEGVRVKTLPSIQDFMGKNAWKPELRDIAIDDLLRREPISLDLGSIQQALADSVVLITGAGGSIGGELARQVARFGPARLILLGRGENSLWEIERELHYLYPDQALEVELCDIRNPERLRQVFQAWRPQFVFHAAAHKHVPYLEKHPEEGIENNIFGTLNVLKAAQASGVARFVNVSTDKAVNPTSVLGATKRIAEFLVLQAAEDDEAEGRYVSVRFGNVLGSRGSVIPLFHDQIRRGGPLTITHQEMTRYFMTIPEAAQLVLQAGMLGQNGKVFVLDMGEPVRIVDLAEDMARLSGLKVGYDIDLQFTGMRPGEKLHEELFTDQEQGRSDVHEKVFEASQEPKNRAVLGRWLQTLRHAGTLPEHARQRAILQGFMELVPNYQPSPNGLGRHLDAAIDFGEDLMPSHRSPASVIVLRTPVTFTPLQSS, from the coding sequence ATGCCTCCTGAATTCCGATCAATCCAATACCTGCTCCTGGCGTGGATCCAGAGGACCTGCTCCCGGCCCTGGGTCCGCCAGGCCGTGAAGATGACCCTGGACGCCGGGCTGGCCGGCGTCGCGTGGGCCGCCGCTTTCGGCCTGGTGCGCGCGGCGCTTCCCGACACGAACTCCACGCTCGCGTGGGTCGCATTCGCGATGGGCGTCAACCTGGCCTTCCAGCACACCCGCCAGCACTACCGTCTCATGGGATTCGTGGAGCTCAGATCGCTCATCCTGAGCATGCTGGCGCTGGTCCTGGTGCCGCCGGCCGGGCACGTGCTGGACGGGTCCATCGGCCTGGGGATCGAGCCTCCCAACCTCACGGTGGCCGCGGGACTGCTGACCGCGCTGACCTGGGTCATGGTTCGCGCCACGGCCGTGGACGTCTTCCGGCGTCGACTCCTCCGGAAGCACCCCCACCGGCCCACGGTGGACCGCCGCAAGACGCCCCGCGGCGGCCCCTCCCAGCACGGGGAGCTGGCGCTCCGCACCCTCATCGTGGGGGCGGGCCATGCCGGCGCCCAGCTCTGCCTTGAGCTGCAATCGAACGCCGAGCTGAAGAGCCGGGTGGTCGGTTTCGTGGACGACGCGCTGGAGAAGCAGGGGGTCAGAATCCAGGGTGTGCCTGTGCTGGGGCATTCCGACCTCCTCCCGGTCTTCATCAAGGAAGCCCAGGTGTCCCAGGTGATCCTTGCGATGCCGAGAGCGCCCGGCTCCCGGATCCGCCAGCTGGCCAGGGCCCTCCATGGCGAGGGCGTCCGCGTGAAAACCCTGCCGAGCATCCAGGACTTCATGGGCAAGAATGCCTGGAAGCCGGAGCTCCGCGACATCGCCATCGACGACCTGCTCCGCAGGGAGCCGATCAGCCTGGACCTGGGGTCCATCCAGCAGGCCCTGGCGGATTCAGTGGTGCTCATCACCGGCGCCGGGGGATCCATCGGCGGCGAGCTGGCGCGGCAGGTCGCGCGGTTCGGGCCGGCCCGGCTCATCCTGCTCGGCCGGGGCGAGAACAGCCTGTGGGAAATCGAACGCGAGCTCCACTACCTCTACCCCGACCAGGCGCTGGAAGTCGAACTCTGCGACATCCGGAATCCTGAACGCCTTCGACAGGTCTTCCAGGCCTGGCGGCCCCAGTTCGTGTTCCATGCCGCTGCGCACAAGCACGTTCCCTACCTCGAGAAGCATCCCGAGGAGGGGATCGAGAACAACATCTTCGGCACCCTGAACGTCCTCAAGGCCGCCCAGGCATCAGGCGTGGCGCGGTTCGTCAATGTCTCCACGGACAAGGCGGTGAATCCCACCAGCGTGCTCGGAGCCACCAAGCGCATTGCGGAATTCCTGGTGCTGCAAGCGGCCGAGGACGACGAAGCCGAAGGCCGGTACGTGAGCGTCCGGTTCGGGAACGTCCTGGGCAGCCGGGGCAGCGTGATTCCCCTCTTCCACGACCAGATCCGCCGTGGCGGCCCCCTCACCATCACCCACCAGGAGATGACCCGGTACTTCATGACCATCCCCGAAGCCGCCCAGCTTGTGCTTCAGGCGGGCATGCTCGGGCAGAACGGCAAGGTCTTCGTGCTCGACATGGGCGAACCCGTCCGCATCGTCGACCTGGCCGAGGACATGGCCCGCCTCTCCGGGCTGAAGGTCGGCTACGACATCGACCTCCAGTTCACGGGGATGCGCCCCGGTGAGAAGTTGCACGAAGAACTCTTCACGGACCAGGAGCAGGGACGGTCGGACGTGCACGAGAAGGTGTTCGAGGCCAGCCAGGAGCCGAAGAACCGTGCCGTCCTCGGACGCTGGCTCCAAACCCTGCGCCATGCGGGAACCCTTCCGGAGCACGCCCGCCAGCGGGCCATCCTCCAGGGGTTCATGGAGCTGGTGCCGAATTACCAGCCCTCGCCGAATGGCCTGGGCAGGCACCTGGATGCCGCCATCGATTTCGGGGAGGACCTGATGCCTTCGCACCGGTCTCCTGCTTCCGTCATCGTCCTCCGGACGCCTGTGACGTTCACGCCCTTGCAGTCCTCCTGA
- a CDS encoding DegT/DnrJ/EryC1/StrS family aminotransferase, which produces MRQEFLSYNPPTIGDGERAEVMETLLSPWVTTGPKTKAFEAALGTYLEAPAVVALNSCTAGLHVGLVALGVGPGDEVIVPAMTFCATANVVEHVGAKPVLVDVCADTLTLSPEAVRAAITPRTKVILPVHYAGHPAQMDELDQLAGQHGLAIMEDAAHAISTRYKGRLIGSRANLAAFSFYATKNLTTVEGGCLTGSQELIDRSRIIGHHGMNRDAWKRFDRSGSWYYEVVLPGFKYNMTDMQAAIGLVQLKRIEAFQRRRREVVARYAAGFQDLAALELPVERPWAASSWHLYVLRLRAGQLRIDRNAFIDELKDRNIGTSVHYLPVHMHPFYRDKYGYRPGDIPVAADAYSRMLSLPLHAGLSDGDVDDVIEAVRELVLSNPA; this is translated from the coding sequence ATGAGGCAGGAATTCCTCTCCTACAACCCCCCCACCATCGGCGACGGCGAGCGCGCAGAGGTGATGGAGACCCTCCTGTCCCCCTGGGTGACCACCGGCCCGAAGACCAAGGCCTTCGAGGCCGCACTCGGGACCTACCTCGAGGCCCCGGCCGTGGTCGCCCTCAACTCCTGCACCGCGGGCCTCCACGTGGGCCTGGTCGCGCTGGGCGTGGGTCCGGGGGACGAGGTGATCGTCCCCGCCATGACCTTCTGCGCCACCGCCAACGTCGTCGAGCACGTGGGCGCGAAGCCGGTCCTGGTCGATGTCTGCGCCGACACGCTGACGCTCTCCCCCGAGGCAGTGAGGGCCGCCATCACCCCGCGCACGAAGGTCATCCTGCCCGTCCACTACGCGGGCCACCCCGCGCAGATGGACGAGCTGGACCAGCTCGCGGGCCAGCACGGCCTCGCCATCATGGAGGACGCGGCCCACGCGATTTCCACCCGGTACAAGGGGCGCCTCATCGGTTCGCGGGCCAACCTCGCGGCCTTCAGCTTCTACGCCACGAAGAATCTCACGACGGTGGAGGGCGGCTGCCTCACGGGCAGCCAGGAGCTGATCGACAGATCCCGGATCATCGGCCATCACGGCATGAACCGGGATGCCTGGAAGCGCTTCGACCGCTCAGGCTCCTGGTACTACGAGGTGGTCCTCCCCGGCTTCAAATACAACATGACGGACATGCAGGCGGCCATCGGCCTGGTGCAGCTCAAGCGGATCGAGGCGTTCCAGAGGCGCCGCCGGGAGGTGGTGGCCCGCTACGCCGCGGGGTTCCAGGACCTGGCCGCCCTGGAACTTCCGGTCGAGCGGCCCTGGGCCGCGTCGAGCTGGCATCTCTACGTGCTCCGCCTCCGCGCCGGGCAGCTGAGGATCGACCGCAACGCCTTCATCGACGAACTGAAGGACCGGAACATCGGCACCTCGGTCCACTACCTCCCGGTGCACATGCATCCCTTCTACCGGGACAAGTACGGCTACCGCCCCGGGGACATCCCCGTCGCGGCCGACGCCTACAGCCGGATGCTCAGCCTGCCCCTCCACGCGGGGCTGTCCGACGGCGACGTCGACGACGTGATCGAGGCCGTGCGGGAGCTCGTCCTTTCCAACCCGGCCTGA
- a CDS encoding TrmH family RNA methyltransferase: protein MAFDPWDPYRDLRFAGTREHPAYGTCFIAEGRILVEDLLAAGRAGQLKVVSVAATTTAALDLQGRLPADTELLTMEPAALSELAGFPFHRGLMACAQVPAPPPAEALHAARRLLVLPRLYDSENLGLLLRSAAALGLDGVLAGPGPGQWTRRTVRVSMGAVWRIPVWRVEDPWERLADWKTAEPGSEVVAAALTEAAEDARLWQPAARCALVMGPEDTGLEPAQLARCDRAVAIAMASGMDSLNVAAAGAILMFRMTEFR, encoded by the coding sequence ATGGCCTTCGATCCCTGGGACCCCTACCGCGACCTGCGCTTCGCCGGCACGCGGGAGCACCCGGCGTACGGGACCTGCTTCATCGCCGAGGGGCGCATCCTGGTGGAGGATCTGCTGGCGGCTGGCCGTGCCGGGCAGTTGAAGGTGGTCTCGGTGGCTGCGACCACGACCGCGGCCCTGGACCTTCAGGGGCGGCTGCCGGCGGACACGGAGCTGCTGACCATGGAGCCCGCCGCCCTGTCGGAGCTGGCGGGCTTTCCCTTCCACCGCGGCCTCATGGCCTGCGCCCAGGTGCCCGCGCCGCCGCCGGCCGAGGCCCTGCACGCCGCCCGGCGCCTGCTGGTGTTGCCGCGCCTCTACGACAGCGAGAACCTGGGCCTGCTGCTGCGCAGCGCCGCCGCCCTGGGCCTGGATGGCGTGCTGGCGGGACCGGGGCCGGGCCAGTGGACGCGGCGCACGGTGCGCGTCTCCATGGGGGCCGTGTGGCGCATCCCCGTGTGGCGCGTGGAGGATCCCTGGGAGCGCCTGGCGGACTGGAAGACCGCGGAGCCGGGTTCGGAGGTCGTGGCGGCGGCCCTCACCGAGGCCGCCGAAGATGCACGCCTCTGGCAGCCTGCGGCCCGCTGCGCCCTGGTGATGGGGCCCGAGGACACGGGCCTGGAGCCGGCGCAGCTGGCCCGCTGCGACCGCGCCGTGGCCATCGCCATGGCCTCCGGCATGGACAGCCTGAACGTGGCCGCGGCGGGCGCGATCCTGATGTTCCGGATGACCGAGTTCCGCTAG
- a CDS encoding glycosyltransferase family 4 protein — MSAASAPARAGNHRGPFHVVIITPYFWPILASSTHLMKDLAEGLAGEGCRVTVLSNGPNTATREADGPLLAGSVHRAWNPFLRRLGVLSKFCEYLWFMAYFLLRGLAIPGIDVIFVASTPPLAGLPAALLARLKGAKMVYNLQDIFPDSAVVAGMLPAGGWIYRCLRKAEEATYRSSDLVSSISPAFSEYVQRLVPGTPVATIPNWVDTDHIRPRESAEDPDIAAFRRGGAFVVQYAGNIGFMQNLETLVEAAEQLKGVPGIRFIFIGDGNAKQTLQELARQRGLANCEFLPLQPLDRVPSVYNACDLGVIPLKPGAAHIAVPSKTWNYLAAARPVIGCVEEDSPLAQVIRESGSGSVVPPDDPGRLVQVILEYQNAPGRARAEGLQGRTYVEANLSRRTAIKRYFQMFNHVLGRPAETP, encoded by the coding sequence ATGAGCGCCGCCTCTGCGCCAGCCCGCGCCGGGAATCACCGTGGGCCCTTCCACGTCGTGATCATCACGCCCTACTTCTGGCCGATCCTGGCTTCCTCGACCCACCTCATGAAGGACCTGGCGGAGGGGCTGGCCGGAGAGGGGTGTCGGGTGACGGTCCTGTCCAACGGACCGAACACCGCCACCCGCGAGGCGGACGGCCCCCTGCTGGCCGGCAGCGTCCACCGGGCCTGGAATCCCTTCCTGCGGCGCCTGGGCGTGCTCTCCAAGTTCTGCGAGTACCTGTGGTTCATGGCCTACTTCCTGCTCCGGGGCCTGGCCATCCCGGGAATCGACGTCATCTTCGTGGCCTCCACCCCTCCCCTTGCGGGGCTGCCGGCGGCCCTGCTGGCCCGGCTCAAGGGGGCCAAGATGGTCTACAACCTGCAGGACATCTTCCCGGATTCCGCCGTGGTGGCCGGGATGCTGCCGGCCGGCGGGTGGATCTACCGCTGTCTCCGCAAGGCCGAGGAGGCCACCTACCGGAGCTCCGATCTCGTCTCCTCCATCAGCCCGGCCTTCTCCGAGTATGTCCAGCGCCTCGTCCCCGGCACGCCGGTGGCCACGATCCCGAACTGGGTGGACACGGACCACATCCGACCCCGCGAGTCCGCCGAGGACCCGGACATCGCGGCGTTCCGCCGGGGCGGGGCCTTCGTCGTGCAGTACGCCGGGAACATCGGGTTCATGCAGAACCTCGAGACGCTGGTGGAGGCCGCCGAGCAGTTGAAGGGCGTGCCTGGCATCCGGTTCATCTTCATCGGCGATGGCAATGCCAAGCAGACGCTCCAGGAGCTGGCCCGCCAGCGGGGACTGGCCAACTGCGAGTTCCTGCCGCTGCAGCCGCTCGACCGGGTCCCCTCGGTGTACAACGCCTGCGACCTCGGAGTGATCCCCCTGAAGCCGGGCGCGGCCCACATCGCCGTTCCCAGCAAGACCTGGAACTACCTGGCGGCGGCCCGGCCCGTCATCGGCTGCGTGGAAGAGGACAGCCCCCTGGCCCAGGTGATCCGGGAAAGCGGGTCGGGCTCCGTCGTGCCCCCTGACGATCCCGGCCGGCTGGTCCAGGTGATCCTGGAATACCAGAATGCCCCCGGGCGCGCCCGGGCGGAGGGCCTGCAGGGACGGACCTACGTGGAGGCCAACCTCTCCCGGCGCACCGCCATCAAGCGCTACTTCCAGATGTTCAACCACGTGCTGGGCCGACCTGCGGAAACCCCCTAA
- a CDS encoding thioredoxin family protein yields the protein MPRPATLPVIDWKAVFDSGLDYTAWLAAAEAAEQRDKLVAQHQALSLEPAVAGYLAALPRPVHVVAIAEDWCGDVVRHAPVLQRMAEAAPLLKVRYISREQHPQVFLRFLTNGGEAIPKFIFLSDKFVECGSWGPMPEGCRELIARGKACGDVAAARKKVSARYEQDTMRREVVAELLKLVDIAVSREP from the coding sequence ATGCCCCGCCCCGCCACTCTGCCCGTCATCGACTGGAAGGCCGTGTTCGACTCCGGCCTGGACTACACCGCCTGGCTGGCGGCCGCAGAAGCCGCCGAACAGCGGGACAAGCTGGTGGCCCAGCACCAGGCGCTGAGCCTGGAGCCCGCCGTGGCGGGCTACCTGGCGGCCCTGCCCCGGCCCGTCCACGTGGTGGCCATCGCCGAGGACTGGTGCGGCGACGTGGTGCGCCACGCGCCCGTGCTGCAGCGCATGGCCGAGGCCGCGCCCCTGCTGAAGGTGCGCTACATCAGCCGCGAGCAGCATCCGCAGGTGTTCCTGCGCTTCCTCACCAACGGGGGCGAGGCCATCCCCAAGTTCATCTTCCTGAGCGACAAGTTCGTGGAGTGCGGCAGCTGGGGCCCCATGCCCGAGGGCTGCCGGGAGCTCATCGCCCGGGGCAAGGCCTGCGGCGACGTGGCCGCGGCCCGGAAGAAGGTCTCCGCCCGGTACGAGCAGGACACCATGCGCCGCGAGGTGGTGGCTGAATTGCTGAAGCTCGTGGACATCGCAGTGAGCCGCGAACCCTAG